The Flammeovirga yaeyamensis genome segment GAAGGTTGAAAGGTAACTCTACATCATCAGAGTATTCCTCACCACTTTCCAACATATCTACATCGTTTTCTTCGTAGTACCAGTTCACAGTAACGTTACCACCCTTATCGTTTTGATAATCTTCTAACATTGTCAAAATTTCTAAGAAACGTCTCGAAGATGACGTATTGAAATATGACATTTTAAAGTTTAAGGTAATTGTTTTTCCTGCTTCTTCAAGGTAATCTTCTAACCAACTAAAAATTGGTCCAAAAAACTCAGTCGTATATTCGTGATATGATTCACCCTCAAGTTCTAATACTCCAGTTTGAGCATTAAAATCGATTCTAGGTATATAAGTTGATCCGTCAATATGGAAATTCTCCATGCTAATTCGTTTTTTATAGTTCTTTGTTAACTTTTACCGACAAAATAAAGAATGATCTAGTTTCGTCGTAGTCTTTTATGTTTATTTCAATAGGGTTACCCGATTTTCTAACCATGTCGATAAAGCCAAGGTTTGCACCAGGTTTACCTTCCCTTTGAGGCATTTTACGCTGTTCGCGATAGAATTTCTTCAACTC includes the following:
- a CDS encoding DUF1987 domain-containing protein, encoding MENFHIDGSTYIPRIDFNAQTGVLELEGESYHEYTTEFFGPIFSWLEDYLEEAGKTITLNFKMSYFNTSSSRRFLEILTMLEDYQNDKGGNVTVNWYYEENDVDMLESGEEYSDDVELPFNLLPY